CCGGCCATCACCTCGGCGTCCAGCTGGCCGGCGGACCATCCGGCGTAGCCGGCGAACAACCGTACGGACTCCACGCCGGGCAGGTCCTCAGGGCTGCGGTGCAGGTCGACCACGCCGAGCGGGCCGAGCAGGGGGCTGATGCCATCGGTGGCGTCAGGTGGCCCGATGGCCAGGCCGATCACCGACTCCTCGGAGACCGGACCGCCGGTGTGCAGCTGGGCCGGGTAGGCCAAGCGGTCGGCCCACTGCGGTACGGCCTCGGCCCCGCCGACGAGGCGGGGGCGGTTCAGGATCAGGCCGAGGGCCCCGTCGTCGTTGTGCTCCAGCACGAGGACGACGGCGCGGTGGAAGTTTGGATCGATGAGCTCCGGCATCGCCACTAGGAGGCGGGCCTTCGTGCCGTCCGTCACCGATCCGCTCCTGCCAGTGCTTCGCCCAGAAGCGTGTTGGCGCCCGAACGCTCGAGTACGCCGACAAGTTG
The window above is part of the Acidimicrobiales bacterium genome. Proteins encoded here:
- a CDS encoding YqgE/AlgH family protein: MTDGTKARLLVAMPELIDPNFHRAVVLVLEHNDDGALGLILNRPRLVGGAEAVPQWADRLAYPAQLHTGGPVSEESVIGLAIGPPDATDGISPLLGPLGVVDLHRSPEDLPGVESVRLFAGYAGWSAGQLDAEVMAGGWFVVDARPDDVVGSEPEDLWRVVLGRQPGLLGHLAGYPDDPALN